One window of the Panulirus ornatus isolate Po-2019 chromosome 12, ASM3632096v1, whole genome shotgun sequence genome contains the following:
- the LOC139752177 gene encoding eukaryotic initiation factor 4A-III: protein MADGRIRRVIPEDLSNVEFETSEEVQVVPTFDNMGLREDLLRGIYAYGFEKPSAIQQRAIKPIIKGRDVIAQAQSGTGKTATFSISILQILDINVRETQVLTLSPTRELAVQIQKVVLALGDYMSVQCHACIGGTNLGEDIRKLDYGQHVVSGTPGRVFDMIRRRTLRTRSIKMLVLDEADEMLNKGFKEQIYDVYRYLPPATQVVLISATLPHEILEMTSKFMTDPIRILVKRDELTLEGIKQFFVAVEREEWKFDTLCDLYDTLTITQAVIFCNTKRKVDWLTEKMREANFTVSSMHGDMPQKERDAIMKEFRSGQSRVLITTDIWARGIDVQQVSLVINYDLPNNRELYIHRIGRSGRFGRKGVAINFVKNDDIRILRDIEQYYSTQIDEMPMNVADLI from the exons ATGGCGGACGGAAGGATAAGAAGAGTGATTCCTGAAGATCTTTCAAATGTCGAGTTTGAGACGAGTGAGGAAGTTCAGGTGGTGCCCACCTTTGATAATATGGGCCTTAGAGAAGATCTTCTTCGAGGAATATACGCATATG GGTTTGAGAAGCCTTCAGCTATCCAACAACGTGCCATCAAACCCATTATTAAGGGCCGTGATGTAATAGCCCAAGCCCAGTCTGGCACAGGGAAAACAGCCACCTTCTCAATATCTATCCTACAGattttggatataaatgttcGGGAGACCCAGGTCCTCACACTGTCACCCACAAGGGAGTTGGCTGTACAGATTCAGAAA GTTGTGTTGGCACTTGGGGATTACATGAGTGTTCAGTGCCATGCATGCATTGGAGGAACAAACCTTGGAGAAGATATTCGCAAGTTGGACTATGGGCAGCATGTAGTGTCAGGTACTCCAGGCAGAGTGTTTGACATGATCAGACGTCGTACACTTAGAACTCGTTCAATAAAG ATGCTTGTGTTGGATGAAGCAGATGAGATGCTGAATAAAGGTTTTAAAGAACAGATATATGATGTGTACCGCTACCTACCTCCAGCCACTCAGGTGGTCCTCATCTCTGCAACATTACCACATGAGATATTGGAAATGACATCAAAATTCATGACAGACCCCATTCGTATTCTGGTGAAACG TGATGAACTGACACTGGAAGGAATAAAGCAGTTCTTTGTAGCTGTAGAGCGTGAGGAGTGGAAGTTTGACACTCTATGTGACCTGTATGACACACTTACTATAACCCAGGCTGTCATCTTCTGTAACACAAAGCGTAAG GTAGATTGGCTGACAGAGAAGATGCGAGAAGCTAACTTTACAGTATCATCAATGCATGGAGACATGCCACAGAAAGAGCGTGATGCTATCATGAAGGAATTCCGTTCAGGCCAGTCTAGAGTCCTAATCACAACTGATATTTGGGCTCGAGGCATTGATGTACAACAG GTATCTTTGGTGATTAATTATGACTTGCCAAACAACCGTGAGTTATATATCCATCGTATTGGTCGGTCAGGACGTTTTGGTCGTAAGGGTGTGGCTATCAATTTTGTCAAGAATGATGACATTCGTATCCTGCGAGACATTGAACAGTACTACTCTACACAGATTGATGAAATGCCTATGAATG TTGCGGATCTGATTTAA